The following proteins are encoded in a genomic region of Vibrio spartinae:
- a CDS encoding phage tail protein: MSKMMSLGEFVFSLSERTPYEGLQRTSDGGWVTVPRYGQKPISQNMGQNLDKISINGTWFRGEGMDNMKALRQLQAQRKPLVLADGYGQSMGRWVIKGLQEKQDRIIDDGTAFVVGFSIELEEYAE, translated from the coding sequence ATGAGCAAGATGATGTCATTAGGTGAATTTGTTTTCTCATTGAGTGAACGAACACCTTATGAAGGGTTACAGCGAACCAGTGATGGGGGGTGGGTCACTGTCCCCCGTTATGGTCAAAAACCGATCAGTCAAAATATGGGCCAGAATTTGGATAAAATCAGCATCAATGGCACCTGGTTTCGTGGGGAAGGCATGGACAATATGAAGGCTCTGAGGCAGTTACAGGCACAGCGAAAACCTTTAGTTTTGGCGGATGGATACGGGCAAAGTATGGGCCGATGGGTCATCAAAGGGTTGCAAGAAAAGCAAGACCGGATCATTGATGATGGGACCGCCTTTGTGGTGGGGTTCTCTATTGAATTAGAGGAATATGCAGAATGA
- a CDS encoding TolC family outer membrane protein produces the protein MNGNVLAQSLEQAVSVTLATNPELESSFNQYQSKLQNSKASQGAYLPKVDLDAGVGYEGIEPAAANAKEDTDLTRKEVSISLTQLIWDGSSTLNDMGRTSAEAEASRYQLLADAADKALDVTKLYLDAEKASDILKLSEANLQIHKKIYRDIKRRTESGLGSTADVTQVEARVAKAEANLLAAQNNLFETHSKFKETVGEEPFDLTFPQANQEQIPHSIQDAKAQAFKSHPILKVTQQNIAAARYQYKQNQSPYYPSISLQANHSIRDDAAGYLGSSTETTAMIRMHYNLYNGGTDRANEMSAAYALNRAKDLREKSYREVLGGLELAWQALDFSSQRRTFLADLVDSVSKTVIAYEKQYQIGQRTLLDLLNSENELFEARKDYLEAKYTQAYAQYRVMNAVGNLLDSLKVTVPQEWSAQSGD, from the coding sequence ATGAATGGTAATGTTCTCGCGCAATCACTTGAGCAAGCGGTTTCTGTTACTCTGGCGACAAACCCAGAATTGGAAAGTTCATTCAATCAGTATCAAAGCAAGTTACAGAATTCGAAAGCATCTCAGGGAGCTTACCTACCTAAAGTAGATTTAGATGCAGGGGTCGGATATGAAGGGATCGAACCTGCAGCGGCAAATGCCAAAGAAGATACAGATTTAACAAGAAAAGAAGTCAGTATATCTTTGACTCAATTGATTTGGGATGGCTCTTCAACCCTCAATGATATGGGGAGAACCTCAGCCGAAGCAGAAGCGAGTCGGTATCAATTATTAGCTGATGCGGCAGATAAAGCGCTGGACGTGACAAAATTATATCTGGATGCAGAGAAAGCGAGTGATATATTAAAACTATCTGAAGCGAATTTACAAATACATAAGAAAATATACCGGGATATTAAGCGCAGAACAGAGTCAGGACTGGGGTCCACAGCAGATGTAACCCAAGTTGAAGCTCGTGTTGCAAAAGCTGAAGCCAATCTGTTGGCTGCGCAAAACAACCTCTTTGAAACCCATTCAAAATTCAAAGAAACAGTTGGAGAAGAACCATTTGATCTGACTTTTCCCCAAGCCAATCAAGAACAAATTCCTCATAGTATTCAGGATGCGAAAGCTCAGGCATTTAAATCGCACCCGATTTTGAAAGTGACACAACAAAATATTGCTGCGGCCCGTTACCAATATAAGCAGAATCAATCACCGTATTATCCGAGTATTTCTTTACAAGCGAATCATAGTATCAGAGATGATGCAGCGGGTTATCTCGGGAGTAGTACTGAAACAACGGCAATGATACGAATGCATTATAATCTCTATAATGGTGGAACAGACCGCGCGAATGAAATGAGTGCGGCCTATGCATTGAATAGAGCAAAAGATTTGCGGGAGAAATCATACCGAGAAGTATTAGGAGGGCTTGAATTAGCTTGGCAAGCACTTGACTTTTCAAGTCAAAGACGCACTTTCCTCGCCGATCTCGTTGATTCTGTTTCAAAAACAGTCATTGCATATGAAAAACAATATCAAATCGGTCAAAGAACATTGCTTGATTTATTGAATAGTGAAAATGAGCTCTTTGAAGCACGTAAAGACTATCTTGAGGCAAAATACACTCAAGCATACGCACAATATCGTGTCATGAATGCTGTGGGAAACTTACTCGATAGTCTGAAAGTTACTGTCCCACAAGAATGGTCTGCCCAATCAGGTGATTAA
- a CDS encoding OmpA family protein: protein MKLRYLLFLVSLPVWSKNLADQSQDEYNYIAPPTVVQTFDLADSDHDGVINARDLCPKTPKNANIDNDGCETYHRSKTQRQLRILFENDSSNINSIFHVQIKQMARFLANYPETSIELRGYASFSGETQYNQALSKQRANRVKARLIKEGVSADRIRIVGFGESNPEATGEDQVSDAKNRRVSATVVGYKGDVEKRWTIFSTLPPNRHTY, encoded by the coding sequence ATGAAACTCCGTTACTTGCTATTTTTAGTCTCATTACCGGTTTGGTCAAAGAATCTCGCTGACCAAAGTCAGGATGAATATAATTACATTGCTCCCCCCACCGTTGTACAAACTTTTGATCTTGCAGACTCAGATCATGACGGTGTTATTAATGCGCGGGATTTATGTCCGAAAACACCCAAAAATGCCAACATAGATAATGATGGCTGTGAAACTTATCACCGGAGTAAAACCCAACGGCAGCTCCGGATTTTATTTGAGAATGATTCCAGCAATATTAATTCAATCTTTCATGTACAGATTAAGCAGATGGCACGTTTTTTAGCGAACTACCCTGAAACGTCAATCGAGCTTAGAGGCTATGCCAGCTTTAGTGGAGAGACTCAATACAACCAAGCATTATCTAAGCAACGAGCAAACCGTGTAAAAGCTCGGTTGATAAAAGAGGGCGTCTCTGCGGACAGAATCAGAATTGTGGGATTTGGCGAGTCCAACCCTGAAGCAACGGGTGAAGATCAGGTGAGTGATGCCAAAAATCGACGTGTCTCTGCAACGGTTGTTGGCTATAAAGGTGATGTTGAGAAAAGATGGACTATTTTTTCCACACTCCCACCCAATCGGCACACCTACTAA
- a CDS encoding succinylglutamate desuccinylase, translating into MSNSLFRQSFLIDSLYSDSALLSSEYTTDDGVLLKLHSPGILEVIPPQMDERTQHIVVSCAIHGKDAGPVELVNRIVSDIDSGFQPVREHCLFIIAHLEALKHHTQFFEENLERLFDDKPRESSQELVIADNLKILLKSFWENTPSEQRWHFDLHSTLNSSLYHSFAISPKVRHPVRPKELIHFAELAHLDALVLANAPSSSFSWYTADCYSARSLAIELGQSSRLGQSPLEGFNAFDITLRDLCGREVNEHLPRKIKFYRVSRTIVRLNEDFDFIFSDDVENFTAFMHGEVFGHDGEKPLMAKNEGEAILFPDKHVQIGEPALLMVCPVTVRYEQNQLVYD; encoded by the coding sequence ATGAGCAATTCACTTTTTCGTCAATCATTTCTGATTGATAGTCTATATAGTGATAGTGCTCTTTTATCGAGTGAATATACAACGGATGATGGGGTGTTGTTAAAACTACATAGCCCGGGAATTCTGGAAGTGATTCCACCACAAATGGATGAGCGGACACAGCATATCGTCGTCTCGTGTGCGATTCACGGTAAAGATGCCGGGCCGGTTGAACTCGTTAATCGGATTGTTTCTGATATTGACAGCGGATTCCAGCCTGTTCGGGAGCATTGTCTGTTTATCATTGCTCATTTAGAAGCCCTCAAACATCATACGCAGTTTTTTGAGGAGAATCTGGAACGTTTATTTGATGACAAACCGAGAGAGTCTTCACAAGAGCTGGTGATCGCTGATAATCTGAAAATTCTCCTCAAATCATTCTGGGAAAACACACCCAGTGAGCAACGCTGGCATTTTGACTTACATAGTACATTGAATTCCTCCCTCTATCATTCATTCGCAATTAGTCCCAAGGTACGACATCCTGTCCGGCCAAAAGAGCTGATCCATTTTGCTGAATTAGCCCACCTTGACGCACTGGTTTTAGCCAATGCACCTTCTAGCTCTTTCAGCTGGTATACCGCAGATTGTTATTCCGCTCGTTCTTTGGCGATTGAACTGGGTCAATCATCTCGGTTAGGGCAAAGTCCATTAGAGGGCTTTAATGCATTTGACATTACGCTCCGGGATTTGTGTGGCCGAGAAGTGAACGAGCACCTGCCAAGGAAAATAAAATTTTATCGGGTCAGCCGGACGATTGTTCGGCTCAATGAAGATTTTGATTTTATTTTTTCAGATGATGTCGAAAATTTTACCGCTTTCATGCACGGAGAAGTGTTCGGTCATGACGGTGAAAAGCCGTTGATGGCAAAAAATGAAGGAGAGGCGATTCTCTTTCCTGATAAACATGTTCAGATTGGTGAACCTGCTTTATTGATGGTCTGTCCGGTGACGGTGAGGTATGAGCAGAATCAATTGGTTTATGACTAA
- a CDS encoding phage late control D family protein: MNSRLISWERIDVSAAQSDQITLHVDTAGQTGLPKEGAELIFSEGYQGQLVHKGKYKITRISPKLFPPTVTIVATAAPFQIQDKTGFKERHTRTFTFISLAEIFRQLVTSHGFSPRVASKFETVWFKHIDQMNETDSAFLVRLAKRHDAIAKPVDGLYVLAEKGQTKTITGQDIPSVTVDVSGNNDPSDFRKFINCQLELASRRNFFGVKAKWVESDTGLEYEVSSGEAPFVMLQQVYEDSSVAQQTCDEELQKIMREKDCIRIDLPGDPYLVAEGILELNQSFPPEMVGRWSIDQVTARGDSSGGYRCSVVATRPARKN; encoded by the coding sequence ATGAATTCACGGTTGATCTCGTGGGAACGGATTGATGTCTCTGCTGCCCAGTCGGATCAGATTACATTGCATGTTGATACGGCAGGGCAGACCGGACTTCCCAAAGAAGGTGCTGAATTGATATTTTCTGAAGGATATCAAGGTCAGTTAGTTCATAAGGGAAAATATAAGATTACCCGTATTTCTCCAAAATTATTTCCACCGACAGTAACAATTGTGGCGACCGCTGCTCCTTTTCAGATTCAAGATAAAACAGGATTTAAAGAGCGCCACACACGGACGTTTACTTTCATCTCGCTGGCTGAAATCTTCCGTCAACTTGTGACATCACATGGTTTTAGTCCGAGAGTGGCCTCTAAATTTGAAACGGTGTGGTTTAAACATATAGATCAGATGAACGAAACGGATAGCGCATTCTTAGTTCGCTTGGCAAAGCGTCATGATGCGATTGCTAAACCGGTCGATGGATTATACGTTCTGGCTGAAAAGGGACAGACTAAAACTATCACGGGTCAAGATATACCGTCAGTGACTGTCGATGTCTCCGGTAATAATGATCCTTCAGATTTCAGAAAGTTTATCAATTGCCAGCTTGAATTGGCGAGCCGGAGAAATTTTTTTGGCGTCAAAGCCAAATGGGTTGAGAGTGATACCGGACTTGAATATGAAGTCTCTTCAGGTGAAGCACCTTTTGTCATGTTGCAACAGGTTTATGAAGACTCATCCGTGGCTCAACAGACATGTGATGAGGAACTTCAGAAAATCATGCGTGAAAAAGACTGTATCAGAATCGATTTACCCGGTGATCCTTATTTAGTTGCAGAGGGAATACTCGAACTCAACCAATCATTTCCTCCAGAAATGGTTGGTCGATGGTCGATTGATCAAGTGACTGCCCGTGGTGATAGCTCCGGTGGTTATCGTTGCTCTGTTGTTGCGACGCGACCTGCGAGAAAGAATTGA
- the cobT gene encoding nicotinate-nucleotide--dimethylbenzimidazole phosphoribosyltransferase → MLDTSLSDAIQNRIDQKTKPLGALGKLEAVAHQLALIQSQGLAQPVAHICINQPTVLVFAGDHGIADEGVSIAPSAVTQQMVLNFLAGGAGVNCFCRANQVALKVIDTGILLPVESESEQLIVQRLGERTGNLAKEPAMTMAQVEQGITLGRQVVLDTIQNGSNLVMFGEMGIGNTSSAAAILAALSDGDVESCVGLGTGISPQQYRNKVALVAAGAHRAKGLAPKAVLAEVGGFEIVQIVGAFLAAAEQQIPVLVDGFIVTVAALVATQLQPTCREFMIFAHHSQESGHQRALAILDANPLLDLDLRLGEGTGAVLAVPLVRAAAEFYNTMASFAEAGVEVTC, encoded by the coding sequence ATGTTGGATACAAGTCTGAGTGATGCGATTCAAAACCGGATTGACCAGAAAACCAAACCGCTCGGTGCTTTAGGTAAATTAGAGGCTGTGGCACATCAATTAGCCTTGATCCAGAGCCAGGGATTGGCTCAGCCAGTTGCACACATCTGTATCAATCAACCGACTGTTCTGGTTTTTGCTGGTGATCACGGTATTGCGGATGAAGGGGTGAGCATTGCACCGAGCGCCGTCACACAGCAGATGGTCCTCAATTTTCTTGCCGGAGGCGCGGGGGTGAACTGCTTTTGTCGGGCCAATCAGGTTGCGCTCAAGGTCATTGATACGGGTATTTTGCTCCCGGTTGAATCAGAATCGGAGCAACTGATTGTCCAACGTCTCGGGGAACGGACGGGTAACTTGGCAAAAGAACCCGCGATGACGATGGCACAGGTTGAGCAAGGGATCACTCTGGGACGACAAGTGGTATTAGACACCATTCAGAACGGTTCTAACTTAGTTATGTTCGGTGAAATGGGGATCGGCAATACCAGTAGTGCCGCGGCAATTTTGGCAGCATTATCTGATGGTGACGTTGAATCTTGTGTTGGTCTGGGAACGGGCATTTCACCGCAACAGTATCGGAACAAAGTAGCGTTGGTTGCCGCTGGTGCCCACCGGGCAAAAGGACTCGCACCAAAAGCGGTCCTGGCTGAAGTCGGTGGTTTTGAAATCGTTCAGATCGTCGGCGCTTTTTTAGCAGCCGCAGAGCAACAGATCCCCGTTCTGGTTGATGGTTTTATTGTCACGGTGGCGGCTTTGGTTGCCACGCAGCTGCAACCCACGTGTCGGGAATTCATGATTTTTGCGCATCACTCACAAGAGTCGGGGCATCAACGCGCGTTGGCAATATTAGATGCTAATCCGTTGTTGGATCTTGATTTGCGCTTGGGTGAGGGGACTGGTGCTGTTCTTGCTGTGCCGCTCGTTCGTGCTGCAGCTGAATTTTATAATACTATGGCTAGTTTTGCAGAAGCCGGTGTTGAGGTGACATGTTAA
- a CDS encoding tail protein X encodes MRTILSRNGDLVPQLLWLSLGRDDDEAEEALYLINPGLALYGPVLPAGVEIKLPILPELVPTMTVNIWD; translated from the coding sequence ATGAGAACTATTCTTAGTCGTAATGGAGACTTAGTGCCGCAATTATTATGGCTATCATTGGGGCGGGATGATGATGAAGCGGAAGAAGCGCTTTATCTGATCAATCCTGGTTTGGCGCTTTATGGGCCTGTGCTGCCGGCAGGTGTCGAAATCAAGTTACCGATACTACCCGAGCTGGTGCCAACGATGACGGTGAACATATGGGATTAG
- a CDS encoding adenosylcobinamide-GDP ribazoletransferase — protein sequence MLSRVRYQVELFLLSLSFFSRIPVPASVPYSTERMNQSGRYFSLVGLLLGLICYGIYSLCALVLPEHLSILLMMGGSLLLTGAFHEDGLTDMADGIGGGMTTERRLVIMKDSRIGTYGAAALIIALLVKYSVLSSLAMHVSMLQILLVGYGLSRAVAASLIYDMPYVSDTQTSKSKPLASRQTARELGILLFFGVIPCIGLDLSILLVIGCVSCLLRFALKQWLLRRIGGFTGDCLGGVQQITELTIYLIFAAIMIPF from the coding sequence ATGTTAAGTCGGGTCAGGTATCAGGTTGAACTGTTTCTGTTGTCATTGAGCTTTTTTTCTCGGATTCCTGTGCCGGCATCCGTGCCTTATTCGACTGAACGGATGAATCAGTCCGGTCGCTATTTTTCGTTGGTTGGCTTGCTGCTCGGACTGATTTGCTATGGCATTTACAGTCTCTGTGCACTGGTACTGCCGGAACACTTGAGCATTCTACTGATGATGGGGGGCAGCCTTCTGTTGACAGGTGCGTTCCATGAAGATGGTTTGACCGATATGGCTGATGGCATCGGCGGTGGCATGACCACGGAACGGCGTCTGGTCATTATGAAAGACAGCCGAATTGGTACCTATGGTGCTGCGGCGTTAATCATAGCCTTACTTGTGAAATATAGCGTGCTCTCTTCTCTGGCAATGCATGTCTCTATGCTGCAGATTCTGTTGGTCGGTTATGGACTGAGCCGAGCCGTTGCTGCTTCTCTTATTTATGACATGCCTTATGTATCGGATACTCAGACCAGTAAAAGTAAACCGTTGGCCAGTCGTCAGACCGCCCGGGAGTTAGGAATCTTACTATTTTTCGGTGTAATTCCGTGTATTGGATTGGATTTATCTATATTGTTGGTCATCGGATGTGTCAGTTGCTTATTACGATTTGCTTTAAAACAGTGGCTACTCCGTCGTATCGGTGGCTTTACTGGTGATTGTCTGGGCGGTGTTCAGCAGATCACAGAATTGACGATTTATCTGATATTTGCAGCGATAATGATTCCGTTTTAA
- the btuC gene encoding vitamin B12 ABC transporter permease BtuC, whose amino-acid sequence MNFTQLLFEKRKRWYRVMIAMSVLLLVSSAVYVFAGEVFIAPWREMTGFEQQLILELRLPRLLAAMVIGACLAVSGATLQVLLGNVLAEPGIIGVSGGASVAMVVILFFFPFAATPLVFMFGAIVGAMVFTAILVGIARSMQLTTIRLLLVGVAMGILARSVVTWAFYFSSDLSLRQLMYWLMGSIGGIDWSYHLLSLLILPVLMWLIGQGRVLDRLMMGEVHAKQLGIDVHRIRWQLVVAVAVLVGASVALGGIIGFVGLVVPHLLRLAFGTENRYLLPLSAITGALLLVFADLISRTALDAAELPLGVVTTTIGAPVFVWMLLKNHDSR is encoded by the coding sequence ATGAATTTTACGCAACTTCTTTTTGAAAAAAGGAAGCGCTGGTATCGTGTAATGATCGCGATGAGTGTGCTGCTATTGGTTTCTAGTGCCGTTTATGTTTTTGCCGGAGAGGTTTTTATTGCACCGTGGCGCGAGATGACAGGGTTTGAGCAACAATTGATTTTGGAACTACGTTTACCCCGATTACTTGCTGCAATGGTGATTGGTGCATGCTTGGCCGTATCTGGGGCAACTTTACAGGTGTTATTGGGAAATGTTCTGGCTGAACCGGGGATTATCGGTGTTTCCGGTGGTGCAAGTGTAGCGATGGTGGTCATTCTGTTTTTCTTCCCGTTTGCGGCCACACCGTTGGTTTTTATGTTCGGTGCCATTGTCGGTGCCATGGTTTTTACGGCGATCTTGGTCGGGATAGCCCGAAGTATGCAATTGACAACCATTCGACTATTGCTGGTCGGTGTGGCAATGGGTATTCTGGCCCGTTCGGTCGTCACTTGGGCGTTTTACTTCAGCTCTGATTTGAGTTTGAGACAATTGATGTACTGGTTGATGGGGAGTATTGGCGGTATCGATTGGTCTTACCATTTACTGTCATTGTTGATCTTACCCGTCTTGATGTGGCTGATAGGGCAAGGGCGTGTATTGGATCGATTGATGATGGGGGAGGTACACGCCAAGCAGTTGGGAATTGATGTTCATCGGATTCGCTGGCAGTTGGTTGTTGCTGTGGCGGTATTGGTCGGTGCATCTGTCGCTTTAGGTGGAATTATCGGCTTTGTCGGACTGGTGGTACCGCACTTGTTACGTTTGGCTTTCGGGACCGAGAATCGTTATCTTTTACCGCTTTCAGCGATTACAGGAGCACTGTTGCTCGTCTTTGCTGATTTAATTTCCCGGACGGCACTTGATGCCGCTGAATTGCCTTTGGGGGTTGTGACGACCACGATCGGTGCACCCGTATTTGTGTGGATGTTATTGAAAAATCATGATTCACGTTAA
- the btuD gene encoding vitamin B12 ABC transporter ATP-binding protein BtuD, with the protein MIHVKNLCVGTRLLPLGFDGAQGELIHIVGPNGSGKSTLLAALAGMISHQGSVQLGEIDLTHLSLPELARLRSYLSQQERPAFAIDVCQYLALSIPSFLSVTIDQSSEVIELLIRRLNLQDKLHRSIHQISGGEWQRVRLAGSCLQVWPTLNPDARLMILDEPAAALDVGQEHMLYELLQDINSMGLTVIMANHDLNRTLRYADKTLLLNQGILQQWGETRSVLTPEHVAAVFQTTVQSVEIQGKSYLLFD; encoded by the coding sequence ATGATTCACGTTAAAAATCTCTGTGTCGGTACGCGCCTGCTTCCTTTGGGGTTTGATGGTGCTCAAGGTGAATTAATCCATATTGTCGGCCCAAATGGTAGTGGCAAAAGCACATTACTGGCTGCTTTGGCTGGCATGATCTCTCATCAAGGCAGTGTACAGCTTGGGGAGATTGATCTGACGCATCTTTCCTTACCGGAATTAGCCCGGCTCCGATCCTATTTGTCGCAACAGGAACGTCCGGCTTTTGCGATCGATGTCTGCCAATATCTTGCGCTCTCCATTCCGTCATTTTTATCTGTCACTATCGATCAGTCATCCGAAGTCATTGAGTTATTGATCCGACGATTAAATTTGCAGGATAAATTACACCGTTCTATTCACCAGATCTCCGGAGGAGAGTGGCAACGTGTCAGGTTGGCTGGCAGTTGTTTACAGGTATGGCCGACACTGAATCCTGATGCCCGCCTGATGATTTTAGATGAACCGGCCGCTGCACTCGATGTGGGGCAGGAGCACATGCTGTATGAATTATTACAAGACATCAACAGTATGGGACTGACAGTTATTATGGCGAACCATGATTTGAATCGAACACTTCGATATGCCGACAAAACCCTATTATTAAATCAAGGTATCTTGCAACAGTGGGGAGAGACACGATCCGTTCTGACGCCTGAACATGTTGCAGCAGTCTTCCAAACAACAGTTCAGTCAGTAGAAATTCAAGGAAAATCATATCTACTTTTCGATTAG
- a CDS encoding nucleoside triphosphate pyrophosphohydrolase family protein: MYLSKLTPAVFTHLYHDIVEFRRTFDLPVSQPESLDEDADTLHTSLAIEELTELAEAQDKVEQADAIVDTVYVLMGRLVHLGHDTPAHHPGISYLIDLLLNVATQRNIDFIPCWDEVHSSNMSKVCRNQTEYDETASFYAKQGIKLSPVIKGDYIIAKCAEDFVSAEKTIRQGKVLKSVYYRPADLTKLT; this comes from the coding sequence ATGTATCTATCTAAGTTAACACCAGCCGTATTCACACATTTATATCATGATATCGTTGAATTTCGTCGTACCTTTGATCTCCCTGTCAGTCAACCAGAGAGTCTTGACGAAGATGCAGATACGCTCCATACATCACTGGCAATTGAAGAGCTCACTGAACTTGCTGAAGCTCAAGATAAAGTTGAACAGGCTGATGCAATTGTTGATACCGTTTACGTTCTGATGGGACGTCTGGTACATCTTGGACATGATACGCCAGCGCATCATCCGGGTATCAGCTATCTGATTGATCTATTGCTGAATGTCGCAACTCAACGCAACATCGATTTCATTCCTTGCTGGGATGAAGTCCACAGTTCAAATATGAGTAAGGTCTGTCGTAACCAAACGGAATATGATGAAACGGCATCATTTTATGCGAAACAAGGCATCAAATTATCTCCGGTCATAAAAGGTGATTATATTATTGCCAAATGTGCGGAAGATTTTGTCAGTGCGGAAAAAACGATTCGTCAGGGAAAAGTCCTTAAATCGGTCTATTATCGTCCGGCAGACCTGACAAAGCTGACTTAA